The window GCGCCGCGTGGTCTTCGCCGACACCTCAGGGAAGGTCCTCGCCGAGGCCCGCGACTAAACGCTCCCTGAGCCTCCCCACCAGGTACAGGGAGCCCGTGGCCAAAACCGGAAGCCCGTCCTCCCTCGCCCTCGCCAAGGCGTCCTCCAGGGCCTCCCAGGGGTCCTCAAAGAAGGGGGTCCCGAGCTCCCCGCCCAAGGCCCCTTCCCCCGCCCGGGCGTAGCGGACGCTTCGCGCCTTGGGGAGGAGGTGGGCGAGGACGCCCTTCACGTCCTTCCGGGGAAAGGCGCCAAAGACCAGGTGGTAGGCGGAAAACTCCCGGGCCAGGGCCTCCGCCGCCGGAGGGTTGTGGGCCCCGTCCAAATAGACCTCCACCCCCTTAAGGAGGAAGCGCTCCATGCGCCCCGGGTGCCGCGCCTCCCGAAGCCCCCGGGCAATGGCCGCCTCGGGAAGGCCCAAAAGCCTCAGGGCGGCGGCGGCCAGGCGGGCGTTTTCCTCCTGGTAGGCCCCCCTGAGGCCGGGCGGGGCGGGAAGGGCGAAGAGGGGGTCCTCGGGGTCCAGGACGTAAAGGGGCGCCCCCCGTTCTTCCGCCACCTTGCGGGCCACCTCCAGCCCCACCCCCCTCGCCCCCGTGACCACCGGCACCCCAGGGCGGAAGGCCCCCGCCTTCTCCCGGGCCACGGCCTCGAGGGTACCCCCCAGGGCCTCGAGGTGGTCCTCCCCCACGTTGGTGAGCACGGTGAGGGCCACGCGGGAAAGGGCGTTCGTCGCGTCCTTCTCCCCCCCTACCCCCGCCTCCACCGCGGCCAGCGCCACCCCCCTCTCCCGGAAGTGGAGGAAGGCGAGGGCGGTGGCCAGGTCAAAGAAGCCCGGGGGCTCCTCCCAGGCCTCCTCCCTCGCCCAGGCCACGAACCGGACCACCGCCTCCCGGGGGACGGGCCCCAGGTGGGTGCGGATCCTCTCTCGGAAGTCCACGAGGTGGGGGCTGGTGTAGGCCCCGTAGGCGAGGCCCGCGGCGCGGAAGGCGGCCTCGAGGTAGGCCACCACGCTCCCCTTCCCGTTGGTCCCCAGGACGTGGACCGCAAGGAAGCCCGCCTCCGGGTGGCCGAGCCGGGCGAGGAGGGCCCGCACCCTATGGGTCCCCCGCTCCCCCGTGCGCCGCCTCGCGTAGAGCCAGGCCAAAGCCTCCTCGTAGGTCACTCACGCCTCCTGGAACTGGAGCCGGTACAAGGCGGCGTAGTAGCCGCCCTTGGCCAGAAGCTCCTCGTGGCTCCCCTCCTCCACGAGCCTCCCCTTGCGGAAGACGAGGATGCGGTCCACGTGGCGGATGGTGGAGAGGCGGTGGGCGATGATGAGGGAGGTCCTCCCTTCCATGGCCTTGTAAAGGGCCTCCTGGAGGCGCTTCTCCGTCTCCGAGTCCACGCTGGCCGTGGCCTCGTCCAGGATGAGGAGGATGTCGGGGCTCGCGAGAAGAGCCCGCACCAGGGCGAGGAGCTGCTTCTCCCCCGTGGAAAGCCCCGCCCCCCGCTCCCCGAGGACCGTCTGGTAGCCCTTGGGCAGGCGCAGGATGAACTCGTGGGCCCCGAGGAAGCGGGACACCTCCTCCACCCGCTCCGGGGGAACGCTGGGGTCAAAGAGGCGCAGGTTGTCCAGGACGGTCCCCGAGAAGAGGAAAGGCTCCTGCAGGACGATGCCCACGTGGCGGCGCAGCTCCTCCTGCCGGTAGCGCCGCACGTCCACCCCGTCCAAGAAGACGCACCCCCTCTGGGGGTCGTAGAAGCGGGCGATGAGGCTCACCACGCTGGTCTTCCCCGCCCCCGTGGCCCCCACCAGGGCCACCTTCTCCCCGGGGCGGACGCGGAAGGAAACGCCCTTGAGCACCCAGTCCTTCTCCGTGGGCTCCACCCCCTTGGGGGTGTAGGCGAGCCAGACGTCCCGGAACTCCACCTCCCCCCGGAAGCTGCGGATGGGCGTGGGGTCCTCGGGGTCCTTGAGCTCCTCCTCCGTGTCCAGGACGCCGAAGATCCGCTCGGCGCTCGCCATGGCCCCCTGGAAGAGGTTGAACTTGTCCGAGAGGTCCTGGAGGGGCTGGAAGAGCTGGCGGGTGTAGTCCACGAAGGCCACGAGAAGCCCCAAGGAGACGGCGCCCCGCACCACCTCCCCGCCCCCGTAGTAGACCAGGCTGGCCACGGCGAAGTCCCCCAGGAAGCCCACCACGGGGAAGAAGAGGGCGAACCAGCGGATGATCTCCACCCAAGCCCGGAAGAGGTCGCGGTTGAGCCGGTCAAACTTCTCCTCCCGCTCCCTTTCCTTGACGAAAAGCTGGATCGTCTCCACCCCGGAGAGGTTCTCCTGGAGGGCGGCGTTGACCCGGGCAAGCCTCAGGCGCATCTCCCGATAAGCGGAGCGCATCCCGAGCCGCACCCAGGTGGTGACGGCGAGGAGGACCGGGGCCACCAGGAGGACCACCAGGGTGAGCTTGGGGCTCAAAAACAGCATGAAGCCGAGGAGGCCCACCAGGGTGAAGAGGTCGGCGATCACCCCCACGAGCCCGCCGGTGATGAACTGGTTGATGGCGTCCACGTCGGAGGTGACCCGGGTCATGAGCCGGCCCACGGGGTTTCGGTCGTAGAAGCCCGGGTGGAGGCGCATGAGCTTGGCGAAAAGGTCGCTTCTGAGGTCAAAGAGGACCCGCTGCCCCACCCACTGGATGAGGTAGGTCTCGCCGTAGGTGGCGGCGAAGTGGACCGCGCGCACGGCGAGGAAGCCCAGGCTGATCCAAAGGAGGAGGTGGAAGCGCTCGGCAAGGGGCCTGGGCTCCGTGGGCACCAAGGCCAGGTCAATGGCCCACTTGAAGAAGAGGGGGGTGGCGGCGGCGGCCAGGGTGACCACCAGGAGGAAAAGGAGGGCGAGGACGACCTGGAGGCGGTAGGGCCAGACGTAGCGCAGGATGCGGGCGAAGAGGGCCCGGTCAAAGGCCTTGCTGTAGGTGTCCTCCGTCACGCCTCCACCTCCTTCTGCAGGCGGTCCATCTCCGCGTAGAGGCCTCCGGCCTGAAGGAGGCTCTCGTGGGTCCCCTCCTCCACGATCCTCCCCTCGTCCAGGACGATGATCCAGTCGGCGTGGCGGAGGGCCGCGGTGCGGTGGGAGATGAGGAGGGTGGTCTGCTTGCCGAGCACCGTTTTCAGCCCCTGGAGGATCCGGGCCTCCGTCTCGGCGTCCACGGCGCTTAAGGCGTCGTCCAGGATGAGGATCTTGGGCCTTTTGGCCAGGGCCCGGGCCAGGGCCACCCGCTGCCGCTGGCCGCCGGAGAGGGTGATGCCCCGCTCCCCGAGGACCGTCTCGTACCCCTTGGGAAAGGCGAGGATCTCCTCGTGGATCCCGGCGAGCCGGGCCGCCCACTCCACCCGCTCGCGGTCCACCTCGTCCAGGCCGAAGGCGATGTTCTCCAAAATCGTCTCGCTGAAGAGGAAGGGCTCCTGGGGAGCGACCCCCACGGCCTTGCGGAGGACGGCCAAGGGAATGCGCCTCGCCTCGTGCCCGCCCACGTAGACCCGGCCCTCGCTCGGGTCCAAAAGCCTGGGGACGAGGGCGGCGAGGAGGCTCTTGCCCGAGCCCGTGCGCCCGGTGATGCCCAAGGTCATCCCTTCGGGGATCGTGAGGGTGAGGCCCCTAAGGAGCCAGCGCCCGTCCCGCTTGAGCCCCACCCCCTCAAAGCGCACCTCCCCGGAGAGGTCCTCGAGGGCGAGGGGCAGGGGGTCCTCGTCCCGGATGGCGGGCTTCTCGTCCAGAAGCTCAAAGAGGCGCCTTAGGCTCGTGAGCCCCCGCTGGTACAGGGCCATGACCCAGCCGAGGCCCAGGATGGGCCAGGTGAGCTGGGCCAGGTAGGCGTTGAACTGGACGAGCTCCCCCACGCTCAACTCCCCCCGGACCACCATGGCGCCCCCGGCCCAGAGGACGGTGAGGAAGGCGAAGCCCATCAAGAAGCCGAGGAGGGCGTGGAGGGGGCCCTCCACCCGAGCCAGGGCCAGGCTCTTCTCCACGTAGAGGCGGTTCAGGTCCTGGAACCAGGCCACCATCCGCCGCTCCAGGGCGTACCCCTTGACCACCCGGATGCCGCTGAAGGCCTCCTGGGCCAGGGTGCTGATCCGGTCAAAGACCTCCTGGGCCTCCCGGTAGCGACGGTCAATGAGCCGCAGGAGGAAGCGCATGGCGAGGAAGATGCCGGGGAGGATGAGGGTGAGGTAGAAGGCGAGGCGGGCGTTCACGGCGTACATGGAGAGAAAGGCGAGGAGGACCAAAAAGGAGAGGCGGCTTCCCATGAGGATCCCCGGGCCCACCATCTCCCTCACGGCGGAGAGGTCGGTGTTCAGGCGGTTCATCAGGTCCCCCACCCGGTGCTTGTGGTAGAAGTCCCGGTCCAAGGTGAGGAGGTGGTGGAGGAGGTCCCGCCTCAGGTCGTACTCCACCTGGCGGCTCGCCACCACGGCGAGCCGCCGCATCGCGTAGGAGAGGAGGCCGGAAAGGGCGGCGGAGGCCACGATGGCGAGGGCGTAGACCCCGAAGCCCCTCCCCGCCTGGACCGCGTCCACGGCCAGGCGGAGGAAGTAGGGGGTGAGGACGAAGAAAAAGATGGAGGCGAGGCCCGCGAGCACCGCCCACAGGTACCTCCAGCGGTACCGGCCCACGTAGGGCCAGAGGCGGCGGAGAAGGGGTGCCGCTGACCGACCGGTCATGCCCTCTAGTGTACAAGAAGGGGCCGCCTCCTGCGGCCCCTTCCCCAAGCCCGCAGGCGGCTACTCCCGGGCCTCGAGGGGGACGTAGGGCACGTCCAGCTCCCCCACGTACTTGGCCCCGGGGCGGAGGAGGCGGTTGTCCAGCTCCTGGTACTCCAGGATGTGCCCCACCCAGCCCGAGATCCGGGCCACGGCGAAGATGGGGGTGAAGAACTCCAGGCTGAAGCCCAGGTCGGAGTAGACCACCCCGGAGTAGAAGTCCACGTTGGGGTAGATGCCCCTGGGGTTCAGGACCTTCCCCGCCTCCTCCTCCACGATCTTCAGGATCTGGTACTCCTTGGAGTGGCCGTGCTTCTCCGCCACCAACCGGGCGAGCTTTTCCAGGACCCCGGCCCTGGGGTCAAAGGCCTTGTAGACCCGGTGGCCCATGCCCATGATGCGCTCCTTCTTGGCCAGCTTCTCCCGCACCCACTCCCGGGCCCGCTCGGGGGTGCCGATCTCCTGGATCATGCGCATCACGGCCTCGTTGGCCCCGCCGTGGCGCGGCCCCTTCAGGGAGGCCACGGCGGCGGTGATGGCCGAGTAGAGGTCGGTCTCCGTGGAGAAGGCGGCGATGGCGGTGAAGGTGCTGGCGTTGAAGCCGTGCTCGGCGTGGAGGATGAGGGCCGCGTCCATGAGGCGGGCCTGCTCGGGGGAGGGCTCCACCCCGTTCGCCATGTAGAGGAAGTTGGCGGCGTGGGAGAGGTCCTCCCGGGGAGGGATGGGCTCCTTGCCCTCCTTGAGGCGCTTGTTGGCGGCCACGATGGTGGCGAACTTGGCGATGAGGTCAAGCCCCTTCTCGTAGAGGGCCTCCCGGGAGATGTCCCCCTCGGTGGGGTCCAGCATCCCGAACTCGGAGACCGCCGTGCGCAGGAAGCTCATGGGGTGGGCGGAGACGGGGTAGCGCTTGAAGGACTCCAGAAGGTGGGCGGGCAGGGCGCGGCGCCGGGCGAGGGCGGCCGAGAACTCCTCCAGCTCCTGCCTTCGCGGCAGTCTCCCGTGGAGGAGGAGGAAGGTGGTTTCCTCAAAGCTGCTCTTCTCCGCCAGCTCCTGGATGGGAATGCCGTAGTAGTAGAGCTTCCCCTGCTGGCCGTCAATGTAGCACATCCGGCTTTCCGTGAAGAGAACGCCTTCCAGACCGCGTGCCACTTCCATGCTGCCTCCTTGTCCGCACCCCAGGGGTGCACCGAGTGCATCATACCCCTTCGCCCGCGGGGAGGAGTAGCCTCAGCCCAGGCCGCAGAAGGCCTCGTAGTCCACGAGCTCCCTCTGGGTGGGCTCGTCCCCGCAGACGGGGCAACGGGGGTTGCGCCGCACCGTGAGCTTGCGGAAGCCGGCCTCGAGGGCGTCGTAGAGCAGGAGGTGTCCCGCCAGGGGCTTACCGATCCCCAAAAGAACCTTGAGGGCCTCGGCGGCCATCAGGCTCCCCACCACCGCCGGCAGAACCCCGAAGACCCCAGCCTCGGCGCAGGAGGGCACCGCCCCGGGCGGGGGCGGCTTGGGGAAGAGGCAGCGGTAGCACGGCCCCATCTCCCCATGGAGGGTGGGGTGGTGGAAGACGGCCACCTGGCCGTCAAACTGGTAGATGGCCCCAAAGACCAGGGGCTTGCCGAGGAGGACGGCGGCGTCGTTCACCAGGTAGCGGGTGGGGAAGTTGTCCGAGGCGTCCACCACGAGGTCGTAGGGCCTGAGGATCTCCAGGGCGTTCTCCGAGGTGAGGCGCACCGGGTAGGCCTCCACCCGGACCAGGGGGTTCAGGGCCTGGAGCCGCTTCTGGGCCACCAGGGCCTTGGGCTCGCCCACGTCCTCGGTGGTGTAGAGCACCTGGCGGTGGAGGTTGGACACCTCCACCCGGTCCATCTCCACCACCCCCACCCGCCCCACCCCGGCCGCCACCAGGTACTGGAGGACGGGGACCCCGAGCCCTCCGGCCCCCACCACCACCACCGAGGCCCGTTTCAGCCGCTCCTGCCCCTCAGGGCCCACCTGGGGCAGGATCATCTGCCGGTGGTACCGGTCAAGCTCCTCCTTCGTCCAGCGCATACCCTCTCTTGCCCTTCTGGCCTGGGAAGCCTTCCTTCGGGACCCCCATGCGGCCTCATACCCTTTCTTCCGGTTTCCTTCGCCCGACTGGCCCAGGGAAGCTCCCTAGGGACCTTTTGCCGGGGCCCCCATGCTGGCGCAAGCCAGCATGGGGTGGTATCACGCCCCCTCCTTGGCCAGGGCGGCAAGCCAGAGCCCCTCGCCCCGGAAGACCGCCTCCTCCCCGGGCTCCAAAAGGAGGGTGGCGGGCGGCCGCAAGACCTCCTCCTTAAGCCGGGCCTCCCCCTCGAGGAGGGTGAGGAGGGTGGGGCCCTCCGCCCGCACCCAAAGCTTCCCCGCCAAGGGGTAGCGCAAAAGGTCAAAGAAGGGGGTGGAAAGGAGCCTCTCCCCGCCCAAGACCGGCTCGGGCGGGGGCAGGGTGAGGGGGGTGGGCTCCAGGATGGCCACGTCCAGGGCCTTCTCCAGGTGGAGCTCCCGCGGCCTGCCGTAGTCGTAGAGGCGGTAGGTGAGGTCCGAGGGGGTCTGGACCTCGTAGACCCGGACCCCCGGGCCCAGGGCGTGGATCGTCCCCGCGGGCAGGTAGAGGACCTGGCCCGGCTCCACCCGGACGCGGCGCAGCACCTCCTCCAGGGTCCCGGCCAAGGCCCTTTCCCGAAGCTCCTCCCGGCTCACGGGGCGGGCCAGGCCGTAGACCAGCTCCCCCGGGGAGAGGACGTACCAGGCCTCGTACTTCCCCGGCTTCCCCTCCACCCGGAGGGCGTACTCGTGGGGCGGGTGGACCTGGACGGAAAGCCAGTCCGCGGGGTCAAGGAGCTTCACGAGCAGGGGGGCCTCGGCAAGCCAGACCTCCCCGATCCCGGGGCCGAAGCCGAGGCCGCTTCCCCCCCAGATCCGCGCCACGGGTTTGGGCTCCAACCGCCTCACGGGCTTAGCATAAGGGATATGCGCGACCTGGACCGCGAGGAGACCTACCTTGTAGACCGCACGGGGCTCGCCCTGGAGCTTAGGGACCTGGTGGGCACGGGCCCCGTCCCCGGGGAGGCCTACCCGGGGCCCCACGCCGCCTTGGGCTACGGGGAGGGGCAGTTCGCCGCCCTCCTCTCCGGCCTCCCCGACTGGGGGGAGGAGGGGACCCTCTTCCTCCTCGAGGGAGGGTACGACCTGGGGGAGGCGGCGGGGATGGCCCTCCTGGCGGAGACGGGGCGGGCCAGGGTGGTGCGGGTGGGCTTCCGGCCCGGGGTGGAGGTCCACATCCCCCCAAGCCCCCTCGCCCCCTACCGCTACCTCCGCTTCCTCCTCCTGGCCACGGGCCGGGAGGAGGTGCTCCGCTCCGTGGACGAGGCCCTCCTGGAGGAAAGGCGCCGCTTGGGCCCCGAGGTGCCCGTGGAGGAGAACCCGGCCAAGTTCCTGGCCTACACCCTCCTGGAGCGCCTCCCCCTCTTCTATAGCCCCCTCTTCCGGCCCCTGGAGGGGGCGGTGCAGACCCTCTTCGCCCGCGTGGCCAAAAGCCTCTCCCTAACCCCGCCCCCGAGCGCCCTGGAGTTCTTCCTCGTGGGCCTCGAGGCCCGCCACGAGCAAGGGGACCCCCTGGCGGCGGTCCTCCTGGGCCCGGGGGAGGAGGCGGCCTTGGCCAAGGAGATCCTGGAGTCCCGCGTGGACGCCTTGGCCGAGGTCCCCGCCACGGGGGCCAACCGCCTCGCCCAGGTCATGGCCCTCTGGTACCGGATGGCCTGGACCGCCTACTACCTCGCCCTCCTCTACGGAGTGGACCCCGGGGACCACGGGCTTCTGGAGCGCCTCCGGGAGGTCACCTAGGCCGTGCGCCCGCCCCCCTTCCCCAAGCCCGCCCACCCCGAGGAGGCCCTGGCCCTGCAGCGGGCCCTGGCGAAAAAGGTGCGGCTTGCGGGAAGCCTAGAGGGGGTGCGGCGGATCGCCGCCCTGGACGCCTCCCACAAGCGGGGCCGGCCCCTCGTGGCCGTGGCCCTCCTCTACGACCTGGAAAAAGGCCCCCTCCACGTGGCCACCGCCCTCCTCCCCGAGGAGGCCCTCTTCCCCTACGTCCCCGGCCTCCTCTCCTTCCGCGAGGCCCCGGCCTACCTGGAGGCCCTCGCCGCCCTTCCCGAGGCCCCGGAGGCCCTCCTGGTGGACGGCCAGGGGGTGGCCCACCCCCGGGGCCTGGGGATCGCGAGCCACCTGGGGGTCCACCTGGACCTTCCCAGCGTGGGCGTGGCCAAGCGCCTCCTCTACGGCAGGCCCGAAGCCCCCTTGCCCGAGGAAAAGGGGGCGGCGGTGCGCCTCCTCGCCCCGGACGGCCGCCCGCTGGGCTACGTCTACCGGAGCCGCACGGGGGTGAAGCCCCTCTACGTCTCCCCCGGGCACCGGGTGGGCCTCGAGGAGGCCCTCCGCTTCGTGCGCCGCCTGCCCACCCGCTTCCGCCTCCCCGAGCCCCTCCGCCTCGCCCACCTGGAGGCGGGCCGGGCCCTCAAGGCCTTAGACTAGGCCCCGTGAGCGCAGCCCAGCCCAACCCCGTCTACCGGGCCTCCTGGCGCCTGGCCCGCTTCCTCCTCCGCCTTCTCTTCCACTACCGGGTGGAAGGCGCGGAGAAGGTCCCGGCCGAAGGCCCCGTGATCCTGGCGGCGAACCACCTCTCCATCCTGGACCCCATCGTCGTCGGGGCGGGGATCCGGCGCCCCGTGAGCTTCATGGCCCGGGCGGACGTCTTCCGCCTGCCCTTCCTCTCCTGGCTCCTCCCCCGGCTCTACGCCATCCCCGTGGAGCGGGGAAGCGGGGACTTAAGCGCCGTGAAGGGCGCCATCCGCGCCCTGGAGCGGGGCATGGCCTTCGGCATCTTCCCGGAAGGCACCCGGAGCCGCACCGGAAAGCTCCAGCCCTTCAAGACCGGGGTGGCGGCCATCGCCCTGCGCACGGGAAGCCCCGTGGTCCCCGTGGCCGTGGTGGGCACGGAGGAAGCCTGGCCCGTGGGGAAGAAGCTCTTCCGCCCCTGCCGCCCCGTGCGGGTGATCTACGGGGACCCCATACCGGTTCCCAGGAAGTCCAAGGTTTCCCACCGGGAGCTGGAAGCGCTCACCCGGGAGATTGAGGCCCGGGTACGGGATCTTCTGCCCCCCCGGTACTGGGGGAGCTAATACTTCCGCTAAAGTACATAGCTGCGGATTTTTATAGAAAAGAGACCAGACCTTGAGAAGTACCCTTAAGCGTGATATATTCCGCCCGGAAGGGCAAAGAAGCGAGGAGGTGAGAGATGGCTGCGAAGAAGACGGTGACCAAAGCGGATCTGGTGGACCAGGTGGCCCAGGCCACCGGGCTCAAGAAGAAGGACGTGAAGGCCATGGTGGACGCCCTGCTGGCCAAGGTGGAGGAGGCCTTGGCCAACGGGAGCAAGGTCCAGCTCACGGGCTTCGGCACCTTTGAGGTGCGCAAGCGCAAGGCCCGCACCGGGGTGAAGCCGGGCACCAAGGAGAAGATCAAGATCCCCGCCACCCAGTATCCCGCCTTCAAGCCCGGCAAGGCCCTGAAGGATAAGGTCAAGAAGTAAGCGGCCCTTCCGCCGGGGGGGGCGCTAGCCCCCCCGGTTGCCCTTTTCCATCTCCGCCTTGAGGGCGGCGAGGGGCTCCTGCCAGTCCTCCCCCAGGGTGAGGAGGCGGTAGGGCTTGCCCAGGCGCCGGGCCGCCTTGCGCATGAGGCCCGGGATGGGGGGGCAGGCGTAGGAGACCACCAGGGCGAGGCCCTTGACCCGGCCGAGCCGCCCCAGGTAGTGGATCGCCCCCACGAGCTCCCGGTCCGTGGGCAGGTCCACGGGGAGAAGCCGGTCCGCCTCCTCCCGAAGCCGCTCGGGGGGGAGGTCGGGGAAGTAGGCCTCGAGGCCGTGGGCCCTCAGGGCCGCCTCCACCTCCCGGCGGAAGGCGGGCTCCTCCAGGAGGTAGGGCTGGGCCACGACCCCCACGCTCCCCTGGGGCGTGGGGAGGGGCGGGGGGGGCTTGAGGAGCCTCCGGGTACGGTCCAAGGCCCGGCCCACGAGCATGGGGTTGCGGACGAGGAGCTGGCCCACCTCTCCCGCCCGGCCCAAAACCCGCTCGGAGAGCTCCGCCGGGACCTTGAGCACCGGGGGCAGGCCGGGGAAGTAGCGGAGGAGGGCGGCCTCCAGGTCCAAAAGCCAGGGGCACTGCCCTCCGCCCCGCTCCGACTCCACCCCGCCCTGCAGGTCGGGAAGGAGGAGGTAGTCCACCCCCGCTTCCTTCAGGGCCTCCACCTGGGCGAGGAGGCGCTGCACGGGAAGGCAGAAGGGGAGGTCGGAGGGAGGCGGCGCGGCCTCCACCACCTCCACGCCCAGGGCCTCGAGGTAGGCCCGCCAGAAGTCCAGGTAGCGGCGGGAGAGGAAGCCGTGGACCAAGCCGACGCGCATACCGCCTTATCCTACGCCAAGCCCGCGGAGGAGGGCGAGGAGGGCCCGCTGGCCCTCCAGGAGGCTACTCGGCAGGACCCACTCCCCCGGGGTGTGGGCCCCCCCGCCCCGGTACACCCCGAAGCCCAAGGCGGGGATGCCCCGCTCAATGGCGGCGCTGGCGTCGGTGGAGCCGGGAAGCCACTGGGG of the Thermus thermophilus HB8 genome contains:
- a CDS encoding endonuclease V encodes the protein MRPPPFPKPAHPEEALALQRALAKKVRLAGSLEGVRRIAALDASHKRGRPLVAVALLYDLEKGPLHVATALLPEEALFPYVPGLLSFREAPAYLEALAALPEAPEALLVDGQGVAHPRGLGIASHLGVHLDLPSVGVAKRLLYGRPEAPLPEEKGAAVRLLAPDGRPLGYVYRSRTGVKPLYVSPGHRVGLEEALRFVRRLPTRFRLPEPLRLAHLEAGRALKALD
- a CDS encoding ABC transporter ATP-binding protein yields the protein MTGRSAAPLLRRLWPYVGRYRWRYLWAVLAGLASIFFFVLTPYFLRLAVDAVQAGRGFGVYALAIVASAALSGLLSYAMRRLAVVASRQVEYDLRRDLLHHLLTLDRDFYHKHRVGDLMNRLNTDLSAVREMVGPGILMGSRLSFLVLLAFLSMYAVNARLAFYLTLILPGIFLAMRFLLRLIDRRYREAQEVFDRISTLAQEAFSGIRVVKGYALERRMVAWFQDLNRLYVEKSLALARVEGPLHALLGFLMGFAFLTVLWAGGAMVVRGELSVGELVQFNAYLAQLTWPILGLGWVMALYQRGLTSLRRLFELLDEKPAIRDEDPLPLALEDLSGEVRFEGVGLKRDGRWLLRGLTLTIPEGMTLGITGRTGSGKSLLAALVPRLLDPSEGRVYVGGHEARRIPLAVLRKAVGVAPQEPFLFSETILENIAFGLDEVDRERVEWAARLAGIHEEILAFPKGYETVLGERGITLSGGQRQRVALARALAKRPKILILDDALSAVDAETEARILQGLKTVLGKQTTLLISHRTAALRHADWIIVLDEGRIVEEGTHESLLQAGGLYAEMDRLQKEVEA
- a CDS encoding SIS domain-containing protein, whose product is MRDLDREETYLVDRTGLALELRDLVGTGPVPGEAYPGPHAALGYGEGQFAALLSGLPDWGEEGTLFLLEGGYDLGEAAGMALLAETGRARVVRVGFRPGVEVHIPPSPLAPYRYLRFLLLATGREEVLRSVDEALLEERRRLGPEVPVEENPAKFLAYTLLERLPLFYSPLFRPLEGAVQTLFARVAKSLSLTPPPSALEFFLVGLEARHEQGDPLAAVLLGPGEEAALAKEILESRVDALAEVPATGANRLAQVMALWYRMAWTAYYLALLYGVDPGDHGLLERLREVT
- a CDS encoding lysophospholipid acyltransferase family protein, giving the protein MSAAQPNPVYRASWRLARFLLRLLFHYRVEGAEKVPAEGPVILAANHLSILDPIVVGAGIRRPVSFMARADVFRLPFLSWLLPRLYAIPVERGSGDLSAVKGAIRALERGMAFGIFPEGTRSRTGKLQPFKTGVAAIALRTGSPVVPVAVVGTEEAWPVGKKLFRPCRPVRVIYGDPIPVPRKSKVSHRELEALTREIEARVRDLLPPRYWGS
- a CDS encoding citrate synthase/methylcitrate synthase; the protein is MEVARGLEGVLFTESRMCYIDGQQGKLYYYGIPIQELAEKSSFEETTFLLLHGRLPRRQELEEFSAALARRRALPAHLLESFKRYPVSAHPMSFLRTAVSEFGMLDPTEGDISREALYEKGLDLIAKFATIVAANKRLKEGKEPIPPREDLSHAANFLYMANGVEPSPEQARLMDAALILHAEHGFNASTFTAIAAFSTETDLYSAITAAVASLKGPRHGGANEAVMRMIQEIGTPERAREWVREKLAKKERIMGMGHRVYKAFDPRAGVLEKLARLVAEKHGHSKEYQILKIVEEEAGKVLNPRGIYPNVDFYSGVVYSDLGFSLEFFTPIFAVARISGWVGHILEYQELDNRLLRPGAKYVGELDVPYVPLEARE
- a CDS encoding HesA/MoeB/ThiF family protein produces the protein MRWTKEELDRYHRQMILPQVGPEGQERLKRASVVVVGAGGLGVPVLQYLVAAGVGRVGVVEMDRVEVSNLHRQVLYTTEDVGEPKALVAQKRLQALNPLVRVEAYPVRLTSENALEILRPYDLVVDASDNFPTRYLVNDAAVLLGKPLVFGAIYQFDGQVAVFHHPTLHGEMGPCYRCLFPKPPPPGAVPSCAEAGVFGVLPAVVGSLMAAEALKVLLGIGKPLAGHLLLYDALEAGFRKLTVRRNPRCPVCGDEPTQRELVDYEAFCGLG
- a CDS encoding HU family DNA-binding protein, producing MAAKKTVTKADLVDQVAQATGLKKKDVKAMVDALLAKVEEALANGSKVQLTGFGTFEVRKRKARTGVKPGTKEKIKIPATQYPAFKPGKALKDKVKK
- a CDS encoding bifunctional folylpolyglutamate synthase/dihydrofolate synthase, whose product is MTYEEALAWLYARRRTGERGTHRVRALLARLGHPEAGFLAVHVLGTNGKGSVVAYLEAAFRAAGLAYGAYTSPHLVDFRERIRTHLGPVPREAVVRFVAWAREEAWEEPPGFFDLATALAFLHFRERGVALAAVEAGVGGEKDATNALSRVALTVLTNVGEDHLEALGGTLEAVAREKAGAFRPGVPVVTGARGVGLEVARKVAEERGAPLYVLDPEDPLFALPAPPGLRGAYQEENARLAAAALRLLGLPEAAIARGLREARHPGRMERFLLKGVEVYLDGAHNPPAAEALAREFSAYHLVFGAFPRKDVKGVLAHLLPKARSVRYARAGEGALGGELGTPFFEDPWEALEDALARAREDGLPVLATGSLYLVGRLRERLVAGLGEDLP
- a CDS encoding ABC transporter ATP-binding protein; amino-acid sequence: MTEDTYSKAFDRALFARILRYVWPYRLQVVLALLFLLVVTLAAAATPLFFKWAIDLALVPTEPRPLAERFHLLLWISLGFLAVRAVHFAATYGETYLIQWVGQRVLFDLRSDLFAKLMRLHPGFYDRNPVGRLMTRVTSDVDAINQFITGGLVGVIADLFTLVGLLGFMLFLSPKLTLVVLLVAPVLLAVTTWVRLGMRSAYREMRLRLARVNAALQENLSGVETIQLFVKEREREEKFDRLNRDLFRAWVEIIRWFALFFPVVGFLGDFAVASLVYYGGGEVVRGAVSLGLLVAFVDYTRQLFQPLQDLSDKFNLFQGAMASAERIFGVLDTEEELKDPEDPTPIRSFRGEVEFRDVWLAYTPKGVEPTEKDWVLKGVSFRVRPGEKVALVGATGAGKTSVVSLIARFYDPQRGCVFLDGVDVRRYRQEELRRHVGIVLQEPFLFSGTVLDNLRLFDPSVPPERVEEVSRFLGAHEFILRLPKGYQTVLGERGAGLSTGEKQLLALVRALLASPDILLILDEATASVDSETEKRLQEALYKAMEGRTSLIIAHRLSTIRHVDRILVFRKGRLVEEGSHEELLAKGGYYAALYRLQFQEA
- a CDS encoding class I mannose-6-phosphate isomerase → MRRLEPKPVARIWGGSGLGFGPGIGEVWLAEAPLLVKLLDPADWLSVQVHPPHEYALRVEGKPGKYEAWYVLSPGELVYGLARPVSREELRERALAGTLEEVLRRVRVEPGQVLYLPAGTIHALGPGVRVYEVQTPSDLTYRLYDYGRPRELHLEKALDVAILEPTPLTLPPPEPVLGGERLLSTPFFDLLRYPLAGKLWVRAEGPTLLTLLEGEARLKEEVLRPPATLLLEPGEEAVFRGEGLWLAALAKEGA